The segment CCACAACTGAAAAATATACACAGTGAATGAATATGCATTAGCCATTGTACTGCACTTGTACACAGCATAAGGTTAGGTAAACAGTCGCAtatgagaaaaacatttaactcgaatttttttttggaaaacaaaaataaattttaccTACATGACGCCTATGCTATGtactttctaaaatattttatcatataTAAAGAATTTCACATTCATTAATTACATGAAAAATGTGTCTAACTTAGTATGCAGCACATTAATAGAACAGATGCAAACTTACTGGATCAAACATGTCTGACTGGCTGAGTTCAGTCTTGAAGTCAGCAGAGCCAGCCAAGACCATTCCTGCCACATTAACTTTGTCATTGGACACAAAGAGCTGGACAGCGGTCTCAGCTACTTTTCTTACATAATTATGCCTTTTCTCCATTCTTAGACGAGCAAAACGCAGAGCAGACTGTCCTCCTCTGCCTGAAAGAGAAAATGGATAACAGACAAGGTCTTTAACTTTTTGTGTGATGGCAAATCTAAAAGCTTACTACTACAACTACTAATACAATGTAATATTTGACCAGTTCTCCCTTGCATGtagatcaaaaaaaaaaaaaaagtgatcacTGTGGGTCAGTACCGTGCTTCTTGGGTAGGTCCACAGTGAACTTGTGCAGCACCTCCCTGGTGTTGCCCTGCAGTGTGCCAAACAGTGCCCCACTACCGTCGATCACAATAAAGCCAAACTTACTGTCGTCAGAAAGCAAGGCTGTCAGTGCCTGTGTTGGTGGGTAGTGGGGGAAGAATGGAAATGAGAATGTGAAAGACAGCAAGTACAATAAAGACTGCAAAAGCTTACAACCCAAGAATCCTCTCTAAAGGGAGTGTAGGCgcaagaaagaaagcaaaagcCCTCACCTCAGTGTGGAACTTGTTGTCACAGAGGTACAGAGAGGTGTTGATTGGCTTAAAAGGCTCAAAGTCGATATTGACTTTCTTCTCCTTGCCTTCCTCTGTCACAATGGTGCCACAGTACACAACTAAACCATTGGGTGGCACTGATTAAAGAGAGAAGTAGGAGCTAGATTAGACAAGCTTTAACCCTTAATTCATACACAATGTGTAGGTTTTAAGAAAATGCTAAAGATGGTTTGTTTGCTGCATTGAATTTTCTGAAATGTGAAAATTCTTTAAAGTGTCTGAAGTAActtatataaaaatacatttcaataacgtgcaggtaaaaaaaaaaaaacacaataacaacaacaaaaaagcaagtTTTTAACTGCAATACTTACCCTTGTTGTAGAGTTTTAGTCTTTGCTGTACGGAGGTGATGGCCCCAAGAACAGAGAGCCTGTTAACTCGACTCTTGATGTTGGAAGCAGTGCCAAACTCATCAGCCAACATTTTGGCCACTCTGGATATCTGGTCCTTGGGAGGGATGATCAACGAGATCATACTGGTGCCATTACTGAGTGGGGAACAAGAGGATGTAAAGTTACCATTTTCAAGAAAACATATGCAGCCAAGAAACTATGAGATgcaatgtataataaaaaaatgatcatttatgtCCTTATTTCCATGACACACCCAGCTCTAATTCTTCtattatgtaaacacaaaaccaGCACCGACAAAGTATCAcctttactatgtttaaaatgcTGAGAGAAAGTGGTCTTTCAGCTACACACTACATAATCTCTGCCCTTGAAATCAGGGACTGAGTTTAAGTACCAAAGTTGTCTCTTCATTCACGACCTTCTAAAAAGACAAGAGCACGCCAGTAGAGCTTGAcactgcacacaaaaacacaggcAGGTAGCAGTGGCTCAATGAATGTAGGGCAAACAGTCAACTGTGTGTGACATGGCAGGCGTGGGAACACAGGACGCAAATTCTGCGCAAAACTAGACGACAAGCTGTCGCAGAGCAAGCACTACACCAatgcagcaacacacacatttcaaatgTCGGGTTTCATAGGTCAGTGAGTAAAAATGAACCTGTCAAGCAACATCTGACGTGGACTCGCTTTCTCCTATCCATTTTGATCGGGTCAACCTTAAACGTAAGACTGAGGTGATCGGTTGCCATGAGGTGACCAACACAGTGAACCCTTTAAGGAATTCAGTTTTGTCATACAATCTACCTGTACAACGCCATAAGAAACCTgatttaatgtaatgtaatatgtCTTAACAAGCACATGAAAGTTCAGGTGCAAGCTAGTCGGCCGATCTTTTTCATCATCGTGCGTTTTTGTTAAAGACACCCATGGCGGCCTCAGAGATGACGTCTGTTAGCGGGATGCATTAGCACCAAAGCTAGCATTACCGCTCCTAACTCTGTACCTCAAGTAGAACCTAGACTAAATGTTCTGTACTGTCAGTCGTAGTACATAGACGTGAACAAAACATAGCAGCCTCCCATCTTAACACATTATTTCTGACCACACTGTATACGAAACGCGACGACAGTTAGCACTTAGCAATTAGCTGATAAAATAGCAGTTAAAGCTAAGGTAAGCTAAGATAGCTAGGCTAACCACTCCCAAATTCGGCCCCACTTCTACGATCTCCAGCTGTTGCGGCTCTCCACATTTACACATTCCATTTACAGACGGAGGTAATACAACTACTACAACtacaagcaataaaaaaataatcacttACCCACGGGCAGCTTCCAAACTTTTGATCAGCTTCTTGATTTTCCATATCTCCACGTTCCTGTCCGCCGCGCTGGGGTCGTCCGCCATCTTTCTGCTGTAATCGCTTCAGCACCTGAAAGAcgtaaaataaaaagagcaaaGCATACAATGAGCTACCCTGGAAACATACAGACTAATATAAACAGTCTTGTTAAGATGACATTTCTGGTCTAAGTAGCTGGACTAAGTAACTCTCCAAACTGCTGGCGGGGTGTCCGTTACGGCACCTGACCAGAGCTAGCAGCGAAACTGACCGTAACGGAAGGGCTCTAGTCGGGCTGCTTCAGTTAGTAGAGAACGCGGAGAATAA is part of the Melanotaenia boesemani isolate fMelBoe1 chromosome 7, fMelBoe1.pri, whole genome shotgun sequence genome and harbors:
- the etf1a gene encoding eukaryotic peptide chain release factor subunit 1, whose amino-acid sequence is MADDPSAADRNVEIWKIKKLIKSLEAARGNGTSMISLIIPPKDQISRVAKMLADEFGTASNIKSRVNRLSVLGAITSVQQRLKLYNKVPPNGLVVYCGTIVTEEGKEKKVNIDFEPFKPINTSLYLCDNKFHTEALTALLSDDSKFGFIVIDGSGALFGTLQGNTREVLHKFTVDLPKKHGRGGQSALRFARLRMEKRHNYVRKVAETAVQLFVSNDKVNVAGMVLAGSADFKTELSQSDMFDPRLQAKVLKLVDISYGGENGFNQAIELSAEVLSNVKFIQEKKLIGRYFDEISQDTGKYCFGVEDTLKALEMGAVEILIVYENLDTMRYVLRVHGAESNGAENDEKTLYLTPEQEKDKSHFTDKETGQEHELIESMPLLEWFANNYKKFGATLEIVTDKSQEGSQFVKGFGGIGGILRYRVDFQGMEYQGEDDEFFDLDDY